In Ochotona princeps isolate mOchPri1 chromosome 21, mOchPri1.hap1, whole genome shotgun sequence, a single genomic region encodes these proteins:
- the LOC131482922 gene encoding LOW QUALITY PROTEIN: zinc finger protein 84-like (The sequence of the model RefSeq protein was modified relative to this genomic sequence to represent the inferred CDS: substituted 1 base at 1 genomic stop codon), with protein sequence MTAHHRMHTGGKPYECIECGKCFSYKQHLIAHQRIHTVGKYYECSECGKAFIHKSSMIIHQRIHTGEKPYECNECGKAFIRKSHLITHQRIHTGEKPYECSECGKAFIHKSNLITHQRIHTGEKPYECSECGKGFSDKPQLFRHQRIHTGEKPSACSECEKAFILKSHLITHQRIHTGEKPYECSECGKAFIRKSNLITHQRIHTGEKPYECSECGKGFSDKPQLFRHQRIHTGEKPYECSECGKAFSDKSNMTSHQRIHTGEKPYGCSECGKAFLHKSSMIIHQRIHTGEKPYECSECGKGFPYKPHLIRHQRIHTGEKPYECSECGKGFSRKPHLNTHQRMHTGXKPYECSECGKAFIRKSNFITHQRIHTGEKPYECSDECGKAFLHKSTMIIHQRIHTGEKPYDCNECGKAFSQKSHLIRHQRVHTVEKPYECSVYLQAFTYQTGFIQDQSIHTR encoded by the exons GCACACTGggggaaaaccttatgaatgtattgAGTGCGGGAAATGCTTTTCTTATAAGCAACAcctcattgcacatcagagaatccacactgtgGGAAAAtattatgaatgtagtgagtgtggaaaagcttttattcataagtcaagcatgatcatacatcagagaatacacacaggggaaaaaccttatgaatgtaatgagtgtggaaaagcttttattcgtaagtcacacctcattactcatcagagaatccacacaggggaaaaaccttatgaatgtagtgagtgtggaaaagcttttattcataagtcaaacctcattactcatcagagaatccacactggggagaaaccttatgaatgtagtgagtgtgggaaaggtttttctgataagccacagctttttagacatcagagaatccacactggggaaaaaccttctGCATGTAGTGAGTGTGAAAAAGCTTTTATTcttaagtcacacctcattactcatcagagaatccacactggggagaagccttatgaatgtagtgagtgtggaaaagcttttattcgtaagtcaaacctcattactcatcagagaatccacactggggagaagccttatgaatgtagtgagtgtgggaaaggcttttctgataagccacagctttttagacatcagagaatccacactggggaaaaaccgtatgaatgtagtgagtgtggaaaagctttttctgataAGTCAAACATGACATCACATCAGaggatccacactggggagaaaccttatggatgtagtgagtgtggaaaagcttttcttcataagtcaagcatgatcatacatcagagaatccacactggggagaaaccttatgaatgtagtgagtgtgggaaaggctttccttataagccacacctcattagacatcagagaatccacactggggaaaaaccttatgaatgtagtgagtgtggaaaaggcttttctcgTAAGCCACACCTCAATACTcatcagagaatgcacacagggtaaaaaccttatgaatgtagtgagtgtggaaaagcttttattcgtaagtcaaacttcattactcatcagagaatccacactggggagaagccttatgaatgtagtga tgagtgtggaaaagcttttcttcataagtcaaccatgatcatacatcagagaatccacactggggaaaaaccttatgattgtaatgagtgtggaaaagctttttctcagaagtcacacctaatcaGACATCAGAGGGTCCATACAGTGGAGAAACCTTACGAGTGTAGTGTGTATCTTCAAGCCTTTACTTACCAGACAGGTTTCATTCAAGATCAGAGTATTCATACACGATAA